The Podospora pseudopauciseta strain CBS 411.78 chromosome 2 map unlocalized CBS411.78m_2, whole genome shotgun sequence genome has a window encoding:
- a CDS encoding uncharacterized protein (COG:Q; EggNog:ENOG503P0YG): MTPSRPADDRLVGFTLRYPMMQKSRFIDPTLTMADHDNFKPNGSAYTLSQVSQYLSYVGLDESYHPSSHPVLDLDYLTTIFQAQITSFPYENLSIHYNPFHRILLDPQHLFTKLVTSPRRGRGGYCMELSIFFSHILRALGFSSIHYSGVRNRNRTNGTPQGPYNGYVHLVNILTLPNTNPAQQYILDAGFGGDGPTFPLPLTEHLIHHNTIGTQQIRYTRDWLPDQRFRDESKGALKHWIYEYRNSPEKPWNSYYAFVPEHEFTELDFENLNVYLSECERNHQTYTVLVIRFLRGGEEGEQKIKGKVMMVQGEVKQNLGGRTELVKVCRTEEERTEVLKEVFGINLTEEEKGAIRGWASELKGE, encoded by the exons ATGACGCCTTCACGCCCTGCCGACGACCGGCTTGTCGGGTTTACGTTGAGATACCCTATGATG CAAAAATCGAGGTTCATTGATCCAACGCTCACCATGGCCGACCACGACAACTTCAAACCCAACGGCTCAGCCTACACCCTCTCCCAGGTCTCTCAGTATCTCTCCTACGTCGGTCTCGATGAGTCATACCACCCTTCCTCCCACCCCGTCCTCGACCTAGactacctcaccaccatcttccaagcccaaatcacctccttcccctaCGAGAACCTCTCCATCCACtacaaccccttccaccgcatcctcctcgacccccaacacctcttCACCAAACTTGTCACCTCCCCAAGGCGCGGCAGAGGAGGCTACTGCATGGAactctccatcttcttctctcaCATCCTCCGCGCCCTCGGCTTCTCCTCGATTCACTACTCGGGCGTCCGCAACCGCAACCGCACAAACGGCACCCCCCAAGGCCCCTACAACGGCTACGTCCACCTAGtcaacatcctcaccctccccaacaccaaccccgcccAACAATACATCCTAGACGCGGGCTTCGGCGGCGACGGCCCAACCTTCCCCCTGCCCCTAACCGAacacctcatccaccacaacaccatcgGCACCCAGCAAATCCGTTACACCCGCGACTGGCTCCCCGACCAGCGCTTCCGTGACGAGTCCAAGGGCGCGCTCAAGCACTGGATCTACGAGTACCGAAACTCGCCTGAAAAGCCCTGGAACAGCTACTACGCCTTTGTGCCAGAGCACGAGTTTACCGAGTTGGATTTTGAGAACCTGAATGTTTATTTGAGCGAGTGCGAGAGGAATCATCAGACGTATACGGTGCTGGTGATTCGGTTTctgagaggaggggaggagggagaacAGAAGATAAAGGgaaaggtgatgatggttcagggggaggtgaagcagaatttgggagggaggacaGAGTTGGTCAAGGTTTGTaggaccgaggaggagaggactGAGGTGTTGAAAGAGGTGTTTGGGATAAACTTgacagaggaggaaaagggggcgaTACGGGGGTGGGCCTCGGAGTTGAAGGGTGAATAA
- the DES1 gene encoding sphingolipid delta-4 desaturase (EggNog:ENOG503NV6N; COG:I), with protein MASTTITSNGTTKRKAANGISNGHANGATAPTKNADDQKEHDFFWTYTEEPHRTRRLAIIKAHPEVLKLCGAEPLTKYVVAGVVALQILCAHLLRDTPFWSLKFWAVAYIIGATSNQNLFLAIHEISHNLAFRSPLANRLFAIFANLPIGLPYSASFRPYHLTHHKSLGVDGLDTDLPTALEAVFLDSILGKAFFCTFQILFYALRPMAVYRVPFTWVHWLNVAVQLSFDYSLIALLPNYFSVNSVLYLILSSFLAGSLHPTAGHFIAEHYVYEHISDEARDPENKIPLPETYSYYGILNFFTYNVGLHNEHHDFPAIPWTRLPKLNKIAKEFYDPLPTHESWVYVLWQFIFDDKIGMTSRVKRKQGGRVVGGGNVAAKAKVADWTADEIEA; from the exons ATGGCTTCCACAACGATTACGAGCAACGGCACGACCAAGAGAAAGGCTGCCAATGGCATCAGCAACGGCCACGCCAACGGCGCGACGGCGCCCACCAAGAACGCGGACGACCAGAAGGAACATGACTTTTTCTGGACTTATACTGAAGAGCCACACCGGACACGGAGGTTGGCCATCATCAAGGCGCACCCTGAG GTCTTAAAACTATGTGGTGCCGAACCATTAACGAAATATGTCGTCGCCGGCGTCGTTGCCCTCCAGATCCTTTgcgcccacctcctccgagACACGCCCTTCTGGTCCCTGAAGTTCTGGGCGGTCGCCTACATCATTGGCGCCACCTCGAACCAGAATCTCTTCCTGGCCATCCATGAGATCTCCCACAACCTCGCTTTCAGGTCGCCCCTGGCCAACCGCCTCTTTGCCATCTTCGCCAACCTTCCTATCGGGTTGCCCTACAGTGCTTCGTTCAGGCCTTACCACCTGACACATCACAAGTCCCTCGGAGTTGATGGCCTCGATACCGATCTGCCTACCGCTCTTGAAGCCGTCTTCCTCGACTCGATCCTCGGCAAGGCCTTCTTCTGCACCTTCCAGATCCTATTCTACGCCCTCCGCCCGATGGCCGTTTACCGTGTCCCCTTCACCTGGGTCCACTGGCTCAACGTTGCTGTTCAGCTGTCCTTCGACTACTCCCTCATTGCCTTGCTCCCGAACTACTTCTCGGTCAACTCGGTCCTGTACCTGATCCTGTCTTCCTTCCTGGCTGGCAGCCTCCACCCAACAGCAGGGCACTTCATCGCCGAACACTACGTGTATGAGCACATTTCGGACGAAGCCAGAGACCCCGAGAACAAGATCCCTCTTCCTGAGACCTACAGCTACTACGGCATCTTGAACTTTTTCACTTACAATGTCGGTCTGCACAATGAGCACCACGACTTCCCTGCGATCCCCTGGACTAGACTGCCCAAGTTGAACAAGATTGCCAAGGAGTTTTATGATCCCCTGCCTACACACGAGAGCTGGGTGTATGTGCTCTGGCAGTTCATCTTTGATGACAAGATTGGGATGACGAGCCGTGTCAAGAGAAAGCAGGGAGGGAGagttgtgggtggtggaaatgTTGCTGCAAAGGCCAAGGTGGCGGATTGGACAGCTGATGAGATTGAGGCTTGA